The genomic stretch CGAATCCCTCCCAACGCGCCTCGTCCCCCGAGGGTCCGGGCATGATCAGGCCGCGCCCAATTCCCGCGTCGCGAGCCACGTCCAGTACTCGGGTCAATGTGGAGGCTGTATCCTCCGGATGCGTTCCATAGAGTCCTGTGCGGTCTATCAGGAGCCCCATTGCATCCGCGCGCACAGCCGCGCGAACGGCAAGCGACTGCAGGTGCGGGGAAGGTGATCCCAGAAGCTCAGTGGACATCGAATGGACCTCCGTCGGAAACTGGCAGAGACGTTATTCGCTCCGTTCTACTGCCAATAATGCGCCGAGCTGCTTCAACGGTCAACCCTGAGGTCAATCCCGCTCAACCCCGCCTCAGCCCAGCACCCTCTCCACCAGCTCCAGGTTGGTGCGCACGACGGTGTTCTGCGGGTTCAGCTCCAGGGCGCGGCGCCACAGCTTCACGGCTTCGGCGCGCTCCATCTTCTTGTAGTGGATGTTGCCGAGGCGGAAGTAGACGTCGTCGCCGAGGGCGGCGTTGATCTGGAGGGCGCGGCCGTACGATTCGGCGGCGTCGTCGTAGGCGCCGCGGCGGTAGAGGGCGTCGCCGAGGGCCTTGTGCGCCTGCGGCAGGTCGCCGTCTTCCTCGACGGCGCGGCGGTACATGGCCTCGGCAAGCTCCCACTCGCCGCGGCGCTCGCGCACCACGCCCAGGTGCAGGTGCAGCGGGGCGGAGTGCGCGTGCAGCTTGATCCCTTCCTCGCCCAGCTTGAGCGCGGCATCCGCGCGGCCGGATGCGGCCTCGGCGAGGACGGCGAAGGCGAAGTAGGCGGCGGGAAGGCGCGGCCCCGTGAAGCCCTCGCGGAAGCGCGCGAACGCCGCGGCGGCCTCGTGCGCCTCCCCCTGCTTGAGCAGGAGGATGGCGCGCGAGAGCTGCACCTGCGGGCGCTGCGGGGCCAGGCGCGCCGCCTCGTCGGATGCGAAGCGCGCATCGGGAAGGCGCCCAAGCCGCTCCAGCGCGAGCGACATCCCGTGCAGCACGGGTGCGCGCGCGCCCGCCATCTCCGTGGTCTCCTTGAAGAAGCGGAGCGCCATCCGGTCGTCGCCCTTGCGCAAGCCGATCAGCGCCAGGTGGAAGCGCGAGTCCACGTTCCCCGGCTGCAGCTCCGCCACGCGCCTGAACTCGCGCGTGGACTCGTCGTACATCCCCGTGCGGTAGAAGGCGATCCCCAGGTTGCGGTGCTCGTCGATTCGCGCCTGCGGCACCTCCTTCTGCTCGACGACGGAGCGGCGCCCCACCGGGTGGGCGAAGCCGGCCTGGATCAGCCCGAAGAGGGCCTTCCCCACGTCGAACTCCACCATTCCGCTCTCCTCGATCAGCTCCTGCACCGTCCGCTTGCCGTCCATCAGCGGGATGATCTTCCGCTGGTCCTCGGAGAGCTCCAGCCCATCCATCGCCTTGGTGCGGTCCGTCTCGAACACCAGGTCGAGGGAGGGGATCTTTTTTTCGATGAGGCTCCACTCGTCGATCCGCCGCGCCCCCTCCAGCAGGAGGTTCTCCGGGTTGATCGACACCTGGAAGGAGCCCTCTTCCGGGCGCTGGTCGGCCTCGAAGTAGAAGGAGCCCTGCGTCCAGGTGAAGAGGAAGTAGACCGCCTCCTCGATCTGGATGCGGATGTAGTGCTCCATCTGGTCGCGCGTGATGGAGCCGCGGCGGATGAGGATCTCGCCCAGCCGCTCGCCCGGCGACTTCGCCTGGTCGTCGATGGCGGCAAAGAGGTCCTTGGCGTCCAGCAGCCCGTTCTTGACCAGCAGGTCGCCCAGCCGGTCGCGCCGGTTGACGATGGAGGCGTAGCTGATGCGCCCGCGCTCGAAGTAGATGTAGCCGAAGTTGGAGCGGTCGGTGAGCGACAGGCACCCCGTCTTCTGCCCCATGCTCAGGAGCTGGAGGACGTCGGGGAGCGAGGCTTCGCGGAGGTTGCCCTTGATCGCCATGTCAGCCGAGCTCCTCGATCAGGCGGTCGTCGAGCGCGACCCAGCCCCACGCCACCTTTTCGGCGTTGGTGAAGTACCAGCGGTCCACGGGGGGCGCGGCGGGCTCCTGCGCCTTCTTGCGCTCGGCGGCGGCGCGGGCGGAGAGGAGCATCGCCTCCGCCTCGCCCACGCGGTCCGGATCGGCGAGGACGGGGGAGTCGGCGGCCTTTTCGTCTAGCGGGGCGAGCTGGTCGCGGACGGCGCGCAGCCTCGCCACGTCGGCCGCGAAGCCGGCGAGCACGGCGTCCACGTCCGGCGCGGCGTCGGCGTCCAGGGCGGACTCCAGGCGGCGGGTGCGGATCCCTTCGCCCTCCCAGCGCAGGATGGCCTCGGCGAGCCGCTTGCGCCACGGCGCCTCCTCCACCAGCTGGCCCACCGTGAAGGTGATGTCGCTCAGGAAGGCGCTGAACTCGTCGTTGGGCGCCGCGCTCCCCTCCACGATGGACGGCACTTCGTCCGCGGAGACGGGCGCGCCGCGCTCCGCCTGCACCGCCGCGATGCGGTCCACGGTGGCGTGCAGCTCGTGCGC from Longimicrobium sp. encodes the following:
- a CDS encoding DUF4388 domain-containing protein, which produces MAIKGNLREASLPDVLQLLSMGQKTGCLSLTDRSNFGYIYFERGRISYASIVNRRDRLGDLLVKNGLLDAKDLFAAIDDQAKSPGERLGEILIRRGSITRDQMEHYIRIQIEEAVYFLFTWTQGSFYFEADQRPEEGSFQVSINPENLLLEGARRIDEWSLIEKKIPSLDLVFETDRTKAMDGLELSEDQRKIIPLMDGKRTVQELIEESGMVEFDVGKALFGLIQAGFAHPVGRRSVVEQKEVPQARIDEHRNLGIAFYRTGMYDESTREFRRVAELQPGNVDSRFHLALIGLRKGDDRMALRFFKETTEMAGARAPVLHGMSLALERLGRLPDARFASDEAARLAPQRPQVQLSRAILLLKQGEAHEAAAAFARFREGFTGPRLPAAYFAFAVLAEAASGRADAALKLGEEGIKLHAHSAPLHLHLGVVRERRGEWELAEAMYRRAVEEDGDLPQAHKALGDALYRRGAYDDAAESYGRALQINAALGDDVYFRLGNIHYKKMERAEAVKLWRRALELNPQNTVVRTNLELVERVLG